From the genome of Bacteroides sp. MSB163, one region includes:
- a CDS encoding sensor histidine kinase has translation MIMQDSQTRRIVEVLIHIIGWGIVFAFPFLLMNRSGFTVSWVDYFRHGSAVPVSFLIMFYINYCFFIPRFLFEGRIKQYVLLNLLLILCTAVGVHFWQDFIFHTYVKPEAHKRPGPPSWIFILRDVFSMVLTVGLAAAIRMSGRWVKVEAARREAEKSRTEAELKNLRNQLNPHFLLNTLNNIYALIAFDSDKAQAAVQELSRLLRHVLYDNQQNFVSLGKEMDFIRNYIELMRIRLSANVTVETQIDVPTDSRTEIAPLIFISLIENAFKHGISPTEPSFIHIHFSESPGQVCCEITNSYHPKSQTDKSGSGIGLEQVRKRLELTYPGQYEWNQGVSDDGKEYKSVLSIK, from the coding sequence ATGATTATGCAAGACTCCCAAACTCGCCGGATTGTAGAAGTTCTCATCCATATCATCGGATGGGGAATCGTTTTCGCTTTCCCGTTTCTGCTGATGAATCGTAGCGGATTTACGGTAAGCTGGGTAGACTATTTCCGTCATGGCAGTGCGGTTCCGGTATCATTCCTGATCATGTTCTACATAAACTACTGTTTTTTCATCCCTCGTTTCTTATTTGAGGGACGCATCAAGCAATATGTATTACTGAATCTCCTGCTCATACTTTGTACAGCTGTCGGCGTACACTTTTGGCAAGATTTCATCTTCCATACGTACGTGAAACCCGAAGCTCATAAACGTCCCGGACCTCCTAGTTGGATCTTCATCCTGCGAGATGTCTTCTCAATGGTTCTCACCGTAGGACTGGCCGCTGCCATCCGTATGAGTGGCCGTTGGGTAAAAGTAGAAGCCGCACGCCGGGAAGCCGAGAAAAGCCGTACGGAAGCGGAACTGAAAAACCTGCGTAATCAACTGAACCCGCACTTCCTGCTCAACACCCTGAACAACATCTATGCTCTTATCGCCTTCGACAGCGATAAAGCACAAGCTGCTGTTCAGGAATTAAGTCGCCTGCTGCGTCACGTCCTCTACGACAATCAACAGAATTTTGTCTCTCTTGGTAAAGAGATGGATTTCATCCGCAACTACATTGAACTGATGCGCATCCGCCTCTCCGCAAACGTAACCGTAGAGACACAAATAGATGTTCCAACTGATAGTCGTACGGAAATAGCCCCGCTCATTTTCATCTCCCTCATAGAGAATGCCTTCAAACATGGCATCTCTCCCACCGAACCCAGTTTTATCCACATCCATTTCAGTGAAAGCCCCGGTCAGGTATGCTGCGAAATTACCAACAGCTACCACCCCAAAAGCCAGACTGACAAAAGTGGAAGTGGCATAGGACTGGAGCAAGTGCGGAAACGCCTGGAATTAACTTATCCCGGCCAATATGAATGGAACCAAGGAGTAAGCGACGATGGGAAAGAATATAAATCAGTTTTAAGTATTAAGTAG
- a CDS encoding LytR/AlgR family response regulator transcription factor, producing the protein MNLTCAIVDDEPLALDLLESYVNKTPFLTLKGKYSSAVQAMKELPDKQMDLLFLDIQMPELNGLEFSKMVDAHTRIVFSTAFEQYAIDGYKVNALDYLLKPISYVDFLQAANKAVQWFELLQQPKEEIESIFVKSDYKLVQIELKKILYVEGLKDYVKIYTEDTARPILSLMSMKSMEELLPTSRFMRVHRSYIVQKEKIRVIDRGRIVFDKTYIPVSDSYKQVFQTFLDKRS; encoded by the coding sequence ATGAATCTGACTTGTGCCATAGTAGATGACGAACCTTTAGCTTTAGATTTACTGGAAAGCTACGTCAACAAAACTCCGTTCCTGACATTGAAAGGAAAGTATTCCAGCGCCGTACAGGCTATGAAGGAACTGCCGGATAAGCAAATGGATTTGCTTTTCCTTGATATACAGATGCCCGAACTTAACGGTTTGGAATTCTCCAAAATGGTAGATGCACATACCCGTATTGTCTTTAGTACCGCTTTTGAGCAATACGCCATTGATGGTTATAAGGTAAATGCTTTGGATTATCTGCTAAAACCTATTTCTTACGTGGATTTTTTGCAGGCAGCTAATAAAGCCGTACAATGGTTTGAACTCTTGCAACAGCCTAAAGAAGAAATAGAAAGTATATTTGTAAAAAGTGACTATAAACTGGTACAAATAGAACTAAAAAAGATACTTTATGTAGAAGGTCTAAAGGATTATGTTAAGATTTATACAGAAGATACAGCCCGGCCTATTTTATCGCTTATGAGTATGAAATCAATGGAGGAATTATTACCGACATCCCGTTTCATGCGGGTTCACAGATCTTATATTGTACAGAAAGAAAAAATAAGAGTTATTGATCGGGGACGAATTGTGTTTGATAAAACGTATATCCCTGTCAGCGATAGTTATAAACAGGTATTTCAAACCTTCCTGGATAAAAGGAGCTAA
- a CDS encoding linear amide C-N hydrolase — protein sequence MVFMIALFGVSVNHLNACTRVVYQGDNNMIITGRTMDWKEDTRSNIWIFPRGMERNGEVGKNPMRWKSKYGSVITSAYDICSTDGMNEKGLVANLLWLAESSYPQWNGERPALSIAAWVQYMLDNFATVDEAVAEIEKNTFDVVSDMMPDGTRMATLHLSISDATGDNAIFEYVDGKLDIHHSKAYQVMTNSPVFDQQLALDDYWKNIGGTTFLPGTNRAADRFVRASFYINAIPKTEDTRTALASVFSVIRNTSVPFGISTPDQPNISSTRWRTVSDQKDKVYYFESTLYPNVFWIDFKDVDFSEKAPVKKLNLLSGKTYAGNTAKEFVATKPFQFLGIK from the coding sequence ATGGTATTCATGATTGCACTCTTTGGAGTATCTGTAAATCATTTGAATGCTTGTACCCGTGTAGTCTATCAGGGGGATAATAATATGATAATAACCGGTCGTACTATGGATTGGAAAGAAGATACCCGTAGTAATATCTGGATTTTCCCGCGAGGTATGGAACGCAACGGAGAGGTAGGGAAGAACCCGATGCGTTGGAAATCTAAATACGGCAGTGTGATAACTTCGGCTTATGACATCTGTAGCACTGACGGTATGAATGAAAAAGGACTCGTTGCCAATCTGTTGTGGCTGGCAGAATCATCCTATCCCCAGTGGAACGGTGAGAGGCCGGCTTTGTCCATAGCCGCCTGGGTGCAATACATGCTTGATAATTTTGCAACGGTGGATGAGGCTGTTGCCGAGATAGAAAAGAATACTTTCGATGTGGTGTCGGATATGATGCCCGACGGTACGCGTATGGCTACCCTTCATCTTTCCATTTCGGACGCTACGGGTGATAATGCTATTTTTGAGTATGTAGACGGAAAGTTGGATATTCATCATAGCAAAGCATATCAGGTAATGACAAACTCACCTGTGTTTGATCAGCAATTGGCGCTTGATGATTATTGGAAGAATATTGGAGGAACCACTTTCTTACCTGGTACCAATCGTGCTGCCGACCGTTTTGTGAGAGCTTCTTTCTATATAAATGCTATTCCTAAAACAGAAGATACCCGTACAGCCTTGGCGAGTGTATTCAGCGTGATACGCAATACTTCCGTTCCGTTCGGCATCAGCACTCCTGATCAGCCGAATATTTCTTCAACCCGATGGAGGACGGTTTCCGATCAGAAGGATAAAGTTTATTACTTTGAGTCTACTTTATATCCCAATGTATTTTGGATTGACTTTAAGGATGTAGATTTCTCGGAGAAAGCGCCTGTCAAGAAGTTGAATCTTCTTTCCGGTAAAACGTATGCGGGAAATACTGCCAAAGAGTTTGTCGCTACAAAACCTTTCCAGTTCTTAGGAATCAAATAG
- a CDS encoding DUF2776 family protein, producing MNYGISILFRAIPLLMALFCFGYGAFVLDMGTDTNRFVAGPVVFSLGMICIALFATAGTIIRQIIHTYSTAAKYALPIIGYLAAVVCFIGGMTYINDGSTVAHFVAGHVICGVAFITACVSTTATSSTRFTFITQNSKKTDHAVPAKSFSSAQADILIILAVVFAVITWVWAFWLLGQSDIHTAYYVAGHVMAGLACICTSLVALVATIVRQIRNSYSGAERKWWPALVLVMGTLSILWGLWVLTNADPGKSSTGYIMIGLGLVCYSISSKVILLAVIWRNVFKLANRIPLIPVLTALTCLFLSAFLFEMTTLNDVYFVPARVLAGLGGICFTLFSIVSILESGTSN from the coding sequence ATGAATTACGGTATTAGTATCCTTTTCAGGGCTATCCCATTGCTGATGGCCCTTTTTTGTTTCGGCTATGGAGCCTTTGTGCTCGACATGGGGACGGACACGAACCGATTCGTTGCGGGCCCCGTGGTCTTCTCTTTAGGAATGATATGTATCGCGCTGTTCGCTACGGCAGGTACCATCATCCGGCAGATTATCCACACGTATAGTACGGCGGCAAAATATGCCCTGCCCATCATCGGTTATCTGGCTGCCGTGGTGTGCTTCATCGGTGGAATGACGTACATTAATGATGGCAGTACAGTGGCCCATTTCGTTGCGGGACATGTCATCTGCGGAGTAGCTTTCATCACTGCATGTGTATCCACCACCGCCACCTCTTCCACCCGCTTCACCTTCATCACGCAAAATTCCAAAAAGACTGACCATGCCGTACCTGCCAAGTCATTCTCTTCGGCACAGGCGGACATACTCATCATTCTGGCTGTTGTTTTCGCCGTCATCACATGGGTTTGGGCATTCTGGTTATTGGGACAAAGCGATATCCACACCGCTTACTATGTGGCCGGACACGTAATGGCCGGACTGGCATGTATCTGTACGAGCCTAGTTGCACTGGTTGCTACCATTGTCCGGCAGATACGTAACTCTTATAGTGGTGCCGAACGGAAATGGTGGCCTGCCCTCGTATTGGTGATGGGTACACTGAGTATCCTGTGGGGACTTTGGGTGCTGACGAATGCCGACCCGGGCAAGTCTTCCACCGGATACATTATGATAGGTCTGGGTTTAGTTTGTTACAGTATATCCAGCAAAGTAATTCTGCTGGCTGTTATTTGGCGGAACGTCTTTAAGCTGGCGAACCGGATTCCGCTCATTCCGGTGCTCACCGCGCTTACTTGTCTTTTCCTCTCTGCGTTTCTGTTTGAAATGACAACGCTGAATGATGTCTACTTTGTTCCCGCACGCGTATTGGCAGGATTAGGCGGCATCTGTTTCACGCTGTTCTCCATCGTCAGCATTCTGGAAAGCGGAACGTCCAATTGA
- the pgl gene encoding 6-phosphogluconolactonase, producing the protein MKTYIYSTAAETARALIKHLISLMEEEPQKIFHIAFSGGSTPSLMFDLWAEEFKDATPWSRMRIYWVDERCVPAEDSESNYGNMRRLLLDEVGMPEEYIFPIDGSNDPDDEANSYSRIVRCNAPLWHGFPALDIVLLGAGEDGHTSSIFPGQEYLLSSFHPYEVSVNPYNGQKRIAMTGCLLFNAKQLIFFVTGRNKSNVVRDILDSGDTGPAAYVAHHAWNVEVFMDELAKPQPIHESDL; encoded by the coding sequence ATGAAAACTTATATCTATAGTACAGCTGCTGAAACGGCACGAGCTCTCATCAAGCACCTTATTAGTTTGATGGAGGAAGAGCCGCAGAAGATTTTTCACATTGCATTCAGTGGAGGCAGCACGCCCTCGCTTATGTTCGATTTGTGGGCAGAAGAATTCAAGGATGCCACTCCGTGGAGCCGTATGCGTATTTATTGGGTGGATGAACGGTGTGTACCTGCCGAAGACTCGGAGAGTAACTATGGCAATATGCGTCGGCTGTTGCTGGATGAAGTGGGAATGCCTGAGGAATATATTTTTCCTATTGACGGCAGCAACGATCCCGATGATGAAGCGAATAGCTATTCTCGCATAGTGCGTTGCAATGCGCCACTCTGGCATGGCTTTCCGGCTCTTGATATTGTTCTGCTGGGGGCGGGAGAAGACGGGCATACCTCGTCCATTTTCCCCGGTCAGGAGTATTTGCTTTCATCTTTCCATCCTTATGAGGTAAGCGTTAATCCCTACAATGGGCAGAAGCGCATAGCCATGACCGGCTGTTTGCTTTTTAATGCCAAGCAGCTGATTTTCTTTGTGACAGGCAGAAACAAGTCCAACGTTGTGCGCGATATTCTGGATTCGGGTGATACCGGTCCGGCTGCCTATGTGGCACACCATGCCTGGAATGTGGAAGTGTTTATGGATGAGCTGGCGAAACCTCAACCCATCCATGAGAGTGATTTATAA
- the zwf gene encoding glucose-6-phosphate dehydrogenase — translation MSKFVMIIFGASGDLTKRKLMPALYSLYKDNRLPEGFAVLGIGRTDYADETYRDYILNELEHFVTPAEVGMKEFCTHLHYLSMDPAIEEGYGTLDSRLQEITGEKKPDNLLFYLATPPSLYGVIPLHLKTAGLNRKHTRIIVEKPFGYDLKSAQDLNHIYASVFEESQIYRIDHFLGKETAQNILAFRFANGIFEPLWNRNYIDYVEVTAVENLGIEQRGGFYDGTGALRDMVQNHLIQLVALTAMEPPAVFTADNFRNEVVKVYESLKPLTDEDLNEHIVRGQYTASGSKKGYREEKNVPADSRTETYIAMKIGIDNWRWSGVPFYIRTGKQMPTKVTEIVVHFRETPHQMFHCHGGHCPRANKLILRLQPNEGIVLKFGMKVPGPGFDVKQVMMDFSYDQLGGRATGDAYARLIEDCIQGDPTLFTRSDAVEASWRFFDPVLRYWNEYPDAPLYGYPVGTWGPLESEAMMHEHGADWTNPCKNLTNTDQYCEL, via the coding sequence ATGAGTAAATTTGTAATGATCATATTCGGCGCTTCGGGCGACTTGACGAAACGCAAGCTGATGCCGGCACTCTATTCGCTCTACAAGGATAATCGTTTGCCCGAAGGATTTGCCGTTCTCGGTATCGGCCGTACCGACTACGCAGATGAAACTTATCGCGACTATATCCTGAACGAGCTGGAACATTTTGTCACACCGGCCGAAGTGGGAATGAAAGAGTTCTGCACTCATTTGCACTACCTTAGTATGGACCCTGCCATAGAAGAAGGTTACGGAACCCTGGACAGCCGTTTGCAGGAAATCACCGGTGAAAAGAAGCCGGACAATTTACTGTTTTATCTCGCTACGCCCCCCTCACTTTATGGCGTCATCCCTCTACATCTGAAAACAGCCGGATTGAATCGTAAACATACCCGCATCATTGTCGAAAAGCCTTTCGGCTACGACCTGAAGTCGGCACAAGATTTAAACCATATCTATGCTTCCGTTTTCGAAGAATCTCAGATTTATCGCATCGACCACTTCCTCGGCAAGGAGACGGCACAAAATATCCTTGCTTTCCGTTTTGCCAATGGCATCTTTGAACCGTTGTGGAATCGTAATTACATCGATTATGTAGAGGTTACCGCTGTCGAGAATCTCGGTATCGAACAGCGTGGCGGCTTCTATGACGGTACAGGCGCATTGCGAGACATGGTACAGAACCACCTTATCCAACTGGTGGCCCTCACTGCCATGGAGCCTCCCGCTGTCTTCACCGCTGATAATTTCCGTAACGAAGTGGTAAAAGTTTACGAGTCACTGAAACCTCTGACAGATGAAGATTTGAATGAACATATAGTCCGCGGACAATATACCGCTTCCGGTTCTAAAAAGGGCTACCGTGAAGAGAAGAACGTTCCCGCCGACTCGCGCACTGAAACTTACATCGCCATGAAGATCGGTATTGATAACTGGCGTTGGAGCGGCGTACCTTTCTACATCCGCACAGGAAAGCAGATGCCTACCAAGGTAACGGAAATCGTAGTACATTTCCGTGAAACGCCCCATCAGATGTTTCATTGCCATGGCGGACACTGTCCGCGGGCTAACAAACTAATCCTCCGCCTGCAACCCAACGAAGGTATTGTGCTGAAATTCGGCATGAAAGTTCCCGGACCGGGATTCGATGTGAAGCAAGTGATGATGGACTTCAGTTACGACCAACTGGGCGGACGTGCCACGGGCGATGCTTATGCCCGTCTGATTGAAGACTGCATTCAGGGCGACCCGACTCTCTTTACCCGCAGTGATGCTGTCGAAGCCTCCTGGCGTTTCTTTGATCCTGTACTACGTTATTGGAATGAATACCCAGATGCGCCTCTCTACGGTTATCCTGTCGGAACCTGGGGGCCACTGGAAAGTGAAGCTATGATGCACGAACATGGTGCCGACTGGACCAATCCGTGTAAGAACCTTACGAACACTGATCAATATTGTGAGCTATGA
- the gnd gene encoding decarboxylating NADP(+)-dependent phosphogluconate dehydrogenase: MQVMTEKRQKTDIGLIGLAVMGENLALNMADKGWHVSVFNRTVPGVEEGVVERFINGRAKGKNIEGYTEIPDFVESISAPRKIMMMVRAGSAVDELMEQLFPHLSPGDILIDGGNSNYEDTNRRVALAELKGFRFVGAGVSGGEEGALNGASIMPGGSVTAWDEVKPILQSIAARAADGTPCCDWIGPAGSGHFVKMIHNGIEYGDMQLIAEAYWVMKNLLQLNNEDMASVFAHWNEGKLRSYLIEITANILRHKDKAGGYLIDKILDTAGQKGTGKWSVINAMELGMPLGLIATAVFERSLSAQKNLREAASKQFICQRSQVVYNKPELVKDIYSALYASKLVSYAQGFAVLQKASESFGWDLDLASIARMWRGGCIIRSIFLNDIAAAFEAQQKPKHLLLAPYFREEIKELLSGWKHLVAHAMKEELPVPAFSSALNYFYSLVSAKLPANMIQAQRDYFGAHTFERTDELRGQFFHENWTGHGGDTKSGTYNV, from the coding sequence ATGCAAGTTATGACAGAAAAAAGACAAAAGACAGACATCGGCTTAATCGGACTTGCCGTGATGGGGGAGAATTTAGCTTTGAATATGGCGGACAAGGGATGGCATGTGTCCGTGTTTAACCGTACTGTTCCGGGAGTGGAAGAAGGTGTGGTAGAACGCTTTATCAACGGTCGTGCCAAAGGGAAAAATATTGAAGGATACACTGAAATTCCTGACTTTGTAGAGTCCATTTCCGCCCCGCGCAAAATCATGATGATGGTGCGTGCCGGCAGTGCCGTAGATGAACTGATGGAACAGCTCTTTCCGCATCTCTCTCCGGGAGATATCTTGATAGATGGAGGCAACTCAAACTATGAAGATACCAACCGCCGTGTGGCATTGGCCGAATTGAAAGGTTTCCGCTTTGTCGGTGCCGGTGTTTCGGGTGGTGAAGAAGGAGCGTTGAACGGTGCTTCTATTATGCCGGGCGGTTCCGTTACTGCCTGGGATGAAGTAAAGCCCATCCTGCAAAGTATTGCTGCACGTGCTGCCGATGGTACTCCTTGCTGTGACTGGATTGGTCCGGCCGGCTCGGGACATTTCGTTAAAATGATACATAATGGTATTGAATACGGTGATATGCAGTTGATTGCCGAAGCCTACTGGGTGATGAAGAATCTTCTGCAACTGAATAATGAAGACATGGCTTCCGTCTTTGCCCACTGGAATGAGGGTAAGTTACGTAGCTATCTGATAGAAATCACAGCCAATATCCTTCGGCATAAGGATAAGGCGGGCGGTTACCTGATTGACAAGATACTGGACACTGCCGGGCAGAAAGGCACCGGTAAGTGGTCCGTTATCAATGCAATGGAATTGGGTATGCCCCTGGGACTGATTGCAACGGCTGTTTTTGAGCGTAGTCTTTCAGCGCAGAAGAATCTGCGTGAGGCAGCTTCCAAACAATTCATTTGCCAGCGTTCACAAGTGGTCTATAATAAGCCGGAACTGGTGAAAGATATTTATTCCGCTTTGTATGCTTCTAAACTGGTATCTTATGCACAAGGTTTCGCCGTGTTGCAAAAGGCGTCCGAATCTTTCGGCTGGGATCTCGATCTGGCATCCATTGCCCGTATGTGGCGCGGAGGCTGCATCATCCGCAGTATATTCCTGAATGATATAGCTGCTGCTTTTGAAGCACAGCAGAAGCCGAAGCATTTGCTGCTCGCTCCTTATTTCCGGGAAGAAATCAAAGAGTTGCTCTCCGGTTGGAAGCACCTTGTAGCCCATGCGATGAAAGAGGAACTGCCTGTTCCGGCTTTCTCTTCCGCATTGAACTATTTCTATTCGCTGGTATCTGCGAAGCTCCCTGCTAATATGATTCAGGCTCAGCGTGACTATTTCGGTGCACATACCTTTGAGCGTACCGATGAACTCCGCGGACAGTTCTTCCATGAAAACTGGACCGGACATGGCGGAGATACAAAATCAGGTACCTATAATGTATAA